One segment of Sebaldella sp. S0638 DNA contains the following:
- a CDS encoding BglG family transcription antiterminator, protein MSLKQRHIEILNLVFQNDKVMDIKYISEHFQVSERSIRYDIKEINEEFINSENTNILEMEEGKLVSNISREELTSLIKDMLPQKYIFTSEERIEILLLEILLFREKFTLQALSDELLISKATLRKDIKDMNEKIKEFGVKIDINNNQGYILTGEESNIRQLMISILHKYGGFTEEIEREDINNLKIVKLLIFEKKKKYFQNEDINLYKNILLKIQQKTKKIITDEAYDALLLHMIITSIRNRGKYFITEDISNSNFIKSTEEYKIIKEIFQNEDVNYREKDQIIFTDFYMGSYSYNTKFSFYLNWMKIETLVGRILEDAAKVFDTDFKNDQILIKELINHMKPAIYRIKNKMSLKVSILEDVKTEYADLYEKTRISLGVINEFLDESIDEDEIAFITIMFKRAITRNQEKLLGEEKRNILLVCGLGYSSSQFLAENINEKFDVNIVDIIPFNQLENFEYIKSVDLVVSTIDIEMEGLEVVKVNPILQQEDIDKLEEYALTKKSAKIPISKILKVIKENKHIENEELIIENIKKQLREYVKNDIETEKTSNFLELLDKRNTALNVDLKNWEEVLEYSGKLLIDSGYIVSDYIEEMKEQIRNFGDYVVMGENTILPHGKLNESVKKTGFSFVSLKNPISFFGSEIKIAICLASVAKHEHINAILELNNYFRDPEFEKELLKINTREQLENFLINRRNR, encoded by the coding sequence ATGAGTTTGAAACAAAGACATATTGAGATATTAAATCTGGTTTTCCAAAATGACAAAGTTATGGATATAAAATATATTTCAGAACACTTTCAAGTTTCTGAGAGAAGTATCAGATATGATATAAAAGAGATAAATGAAGAATTTATAAATAGTGAAAATACTAATATTCTTGAAATGGAAGAAGGGAAACTGGTTTCCAATATAAGCCGGGAAGAACTGACTTCTCTTATAAAAGATATGCTCCCGCAAAAATATATTTTTACAAGTGAAGAAAGAATAGAGATACTTCTGCTGGAAATATTGCTTTTCAGGGAAAAATTCACTCTTCAGGCTCTGTCTGACGAGCTGCTTATAAGTAAAGCAACTCTTAGAAAAGATATAAAAGATATGAATGAGAAAATCAAAGAGTTTGGTGTAAAAATAGATATTAATAATAATCAGGGTTATATTCTCACAGGTGAAGAAAGTAACATAAGACAGCTGATGATAAGCATACTGCATAAATACGGCGGTTTTACCGAAGAGATAGAAAGAGAAGATATAAATAATCTAAAAATAGTAAAACTTTTGATTTTTGAAAAGAAGAAAAAATATTTTCAAAATGAAGATATAAACCTTTATAAAAATATTCTTTTAAAAATACAGCAGAAAACTAAGAAAATAATCACTGACGAAGCTTATGACGCACTTTTACTGCATATGATTATTACCAGTATAAGAAACAGAGGAAAGTATTTTATAACTGAAGATATAAGCAACTCTAATTTTATAAAAAGTACCGAGGAATACAAGATAATAAAAGAGATTTTCCAAAATGAAGATGTAAATTACAGAGAAAAAGACCAGATAATATTCACGGATTTTTACATGGGATCTTACTCATATAATACAAAATTTTCGTTTTATCTGAACTGGATGAAAATAGAGACGCTAGTAGGAAGAATACTGGAAGATGCTGCAAAAGTATTTGATACTGACTTCAAAAATGACCAGATTTTGATAAAAGAACTGATAAATCATATGAAACCGGCGATTTACAGGATTAAAAACAAAATGAGCCTGAAAGTTTCCATATTGGAAGATGTAAAAACTGAATATGCTGATCTTTATGAAAAAACAAGAATCAGTCTGGGAGTAATAAATGAGTTTTTGGATGAGAGTATTGACGAAGATGAGATAGCCTTTATTACAATAATGTTTAAGAGGGCAATAACAAGAAATCAGGAAAAACTTCTCGGTGAGGAAAAACGTAATATTCTGCTGGTATGCGGTCTGGGTTACAGCAGTTCACAGTTTCTTGCAGAAAATATAAATGAAAAATTTGATGTAAATATAGTGGATATAATACCTTTTAACCAGCTGGAAAACTTTGAATATATAAAATCCGTGGATTTGGTGGTATCTACAATAGATATAGAGATGGAAGGTCTGGAAGTGGTAAAGGTAAATCCCATACTCCAGCAAGAAGATATAGATAAGCTTGAAGAATATGCATTAACAAAAAAATCAGCTAAAATACCTATCTCAAAAATTTTGAAGGTAATAAAAGAAAATAAACATATAGAAAACGAAGAGCTTATAATAGAAAACATAAAGAAACAACTAAGGGAATATGTGAAAAATGACATAGAAACAGAAAAAACTTCTAATTTTTTGGAACTGCTGGATAAGAGAAATACAGCACTGAATGTGGATTTGAAGAACTGGGAGGAGGTATTGGAATATTCCGGAAAACTTCTTATAGATTCAGGATACATAGTTTCTGACTATATAGAGGAAATGAAGGAGCAGATAAGGAATTTCGGGGATTATGTGGTAATGGGTGAAAATACTATTCTTCCACATGGGAAGCTAAATGAAAGTGTAAAGAAAACAGGTTTCAGTTTTGTTTCATTGAAAAATCCCATTTCATTTTTCGGATCAGAAATAAAAATAGCTATATGCCTGGCATCTGTAGCCAAGCATGAACATATAAATGCGATACTTGAATTAAATAATTATTTCAGAGATCCCGAATTTGAAAAAGAACTTTTAAAAATCAATACAAGAGAGCAATTAGAAAATTTTTTGATAAATAGGAGGAATAGATGA
- a CDS encoding tagatose-bisphosphate aldolase: MAKITKGKFEGLKRLSNKKGIIEALAIDQRGSIEKMLSKVRGSSVKLEEIEEFKEAVSKELTPFTSAILLDLEYGTTAIKAKNPDTGLLVAYEKTGYDATEPGRLPDLIDDLSALRIKEYGANAVKLLIYYDPDEPAEINDIKHAFIERVGAECKGLDIPFFLEPVTYDSKIEDAKSIEYAKVKPHKVKNTIKELTKPQYNIDVLKLEVPINLHFTEGYTDGATAYTKKEAIKHFQDAADLATLPFIYLSAGVTAEQFRETIKLAAEAKTPFSGVLCGRATWQDGVKVYIEKGLQGLTEWLRTEGKANVLELNEILEKSAVPWWNIYGGLEKIEVK, from the coding sequence ATGGCAAAGATAACTAAAGGTAAGTTTGAAGGATTAAAAAGATTGTCAAATAAAAAAGGAATAATAGAGGCTTTGGCCATTGACCAGCGTGGTTCAATAGAAAAAATGCTTTCCAAAGTCAGAGGAAGCTCTGTAAAGCTTGAAGAAATAGAAGAATTTAAGGAAGCAGTATCAAAGGAGCTTACACCATTTACATCTGCAATATTGCTGGATTTGGAATATGGAACTACAGCAATAAAAGCTAAAAATCCTGATACAGGGCTTTTGGTGGCATATGAAAAAACGGGATATGATGCTACTGAACCCGGACGACTTCCTGATCTGATAGATGATCTGTCAGCTCTCAGAATTAAGGAATATGGTGCAAATGCTGTAAAGCTTTTGATTTACTATGATCCTGACGAACCTGCGGAAATCAATGATATAAAGCATGCTTTCATAGAAAGAGTGGGTGCAGAGTGTAAAGGATTAGATATACCATTTTTCCTTGAACCTGTTACTTATGACAGTAAAATAGAAGATGCAAAAAGCATAGAATATGCAAAAGTAAAACCGCATAAAGTAAAAAATACAATTAAAGAACTTACAAAACCTCAATATAACATAGATGTCCTAAAACTTGAAGTGCCGATAAATTTACACTTTACAGAAGGGTATACAGACGGGGCGACAGCTTATACTAAAAAAGAAGCTATAAAACATTTTCAGGATGCAGCCGATCTCGCTACACTGCCTTTTATATATCTGAGTGCAGGAGTAACAGCTGAACAATTCCGTGAAACTATAAAGCTTGCAGCTGAAGCAAAAACTCCTTTCAGTGGAGTGCTTTGCGGAAGAGCAACATGGCAGGATGGTGTGAAGGTGTATATAGAGAAAGGTTTACAAGGATTGACAGAATGGCTGAGAACAGAAGGGAAAGCTAATGTTCTTGAACTAAATGAAATTCTGGAAAAAAGTGCAGTACCTTGGTGGAATATCTACGGGGGATTGGAAAAGATAGAAGTAAAATAA
- a CDS encoding deoxyguanosinetriphosphate triphosphohydrolase — MTNRMNWKNLLSQESKSRRGRNKSINNNDLRTEFEKDYHRILISASFRRLQDKTQVFPLDKNDFVRTRLTHSIEVSSFAKSIAQSISNRLINDKIDEEFTQEDAGYISDILASAGLLHDIGNPPFGHFGEDTIRSWFNEKLDEITVESPLTNEMQKLSEILTPQMCEDFKNFEGNAQAIRLVSKLHFLIDENGMNLTYALLNTLIKYPGSSLEINKKSGDIKDKKMGYYFAEENLFNSIVEETGTLNKETGKISRHPLTFLLEAADDIAYSTADIEDGFKKGFITYDDLVKIVEPLKNEENPSSCCYQKLVYYKERAIEKNYEKPEMYAVQRWTIFAQGYMINSAVTSFINNYEDIMHGEYKYDLFEETNSKELVKSLKGLASKKIYRSFAIMKMEITAHNIISFFLEHFMKAVMYYDTPLNEKYLKGIDKRFLNIISDNYMHIYRYYTDKYIKKNEGESEEKLFAYKLYLRLLLVTDYICGMTDTYAKTLYQELTGIV, encoded by the coding sequence ATGACAAATAGAATGAATTGGAAAAATCTGCTTTCACAGGAAAGTAAAAGCAGAAGAGGACGAAATAAAAGTATTAATAATAATGATCTGAGAACAGAGTTTGAAAAGGATTATCACAGAATATTAATAAGCGCTTCTTTTAGAAGATTACAAGATAAAACACAGGTTTTTCCTTTGGATAAAAATGATTTCGTAAGAACAAGACTTACACACTCAATAGAAGTATCATCTTTTGCCAAGTCAATAGCACAGTCTATATCGAACAGGCTGATTAATGATAAAATAGATGAAGAATTTACACAGGAAGATGCAGGCTATATCTCTGACATACTTGCAAGTGCAGGACTTCTTCATGATATAGGAAATCCGCCTTTCGGACATTTTGGGGAAGATACCATAAGAAGCTGGTTTAATGAAAAACTTGATGAAATTACAGTAGAGAGCCCTCTTACAAATGAAATGCAGAAATTATCCGAAATACTAACTCCTCAGATGTGCGAGGATTTTAAGAATTTTGAAGGGAATGCTCAGGCAATAAGACTTGTATCGAAGCTTCATTTTCTTATTGACGAAAACGGAATGAATCTTACATATGCATTGCTGAATACATTGATTAAGTATCCGGGAAGCTCGCTTGAGATAAATAAAAAAAGCGGTGATATAAAAGATAAAAAAATGGGATACTATTTTGCAGAAGAAAATTTATTTAATTCAATAGTAGAAGAAACTGGAACCTTAAATAAAGAAACAGGGAAAATAAGCAGACATCCCCTGACATTTCTGCTGGAGGCAGCAGATGACATAGCATACTCTACAGCTGATATAGAGGATGGCTTTAAGAAAGGTTTTATCACTTATGATGATTTGGTAAAAATAGTGGAACCTCTTAAAAATGAAGAAAATCCTTCTTCGTGCTGTTACCAAAAGCTTGTTTACTACAAAGAAAGAGCTATAGAAAAGAATTATGAAAAACCTGAAATGTATGCAGTGCAAAGATGGACTATTTTTGCACAGGGATATATGATAAATTCAGCAGTTACTTCATTTATAAATAACTATGAGGATATTATGCACGGCGAATATAAATATGATCTTTTTGAGGAAACCAATTCAAAAGAACTGGTAAAAAGCCTGAAAGGTCTGGCATCTAAGAAGATTTACAGATCATTTGCAATAATGAAAATGGAGATAACAGCACATAATATCATTAGTTTTTTTCTGGAACATTTTATGAAAGCAGTGATGTACTATGATACTCCGCTGAATGAAAAGTACCTGAAGGGAATAGATAAGAGATTTTTGAATATAATTTCTGACAATTATATGCACATATACAGATATTATACTGATAAGTATATCAAAAAAAATGAAGGTGAATCAGAAGAAAAACTGTTCGCTTACAAACTATATCTCAGGCTTTTACTGGTAACGGATTATATCTGCGGAATGACGGATACTTATGCTAAAACTCTATATCAGGAGTTAACCGGAATAGTTTAA
- the rplQ gene encoding 50S ribosomal protein L17 has protein sequence MNHNKSYRKLGRRPAQRKAMMKSMTISLIQNERIETTVTRAKELRKFAEKMITLGKKGSIHNRRTAFAFLRHEETVAKIFKELAPKYAERNGGYTRIIKTDVRRGDSSEMAIIELV, from the coding sequence ATGAATCATAATAAATCATATAGAAAACTAGGAAGAAGACCAGCGCAGAGAAAAGCTATGATGAAAAGCATGACTATATCGCTGATCCAGAACGAAAGAATAGAAACTACTGTAACAAGAGCAAAAGAATTAAGAAAGTTTGCTGAAAAAATGATTACTTTAGGAAAAAAAGGAAGTATTCATAACAGAAGAACAGCTTTCGCTTTCTTAAGACATGAAGAAACAGTAGCAAAGATTTTTAAAGAATTAGCTCCTAAATATGCTGAAAGAAACGGTGGTTATACAAGAATCATCAAAACTGATGTAAGAAGAGGAGATTCTTCTGAAATGGCAATAATTGAATTAGTATAA
- a CDS encoding DNA-directed RNA polymerase subunit alpha — protein MLKIEKIAKSIKLKEDKIDDFHAIYTLEPLYRGYGATIGNALRRVLLSSIPGSAIKGVKIDGVLNEFSTIEGVKEAVTDVILNIKEIVVESDEPGEKKMSLSVKGPREITAKDIVLEPGLKIINPDQIIATITTKREINMEFLVDSGEGFVVSEEIETENWPIGYIAVDAIYTPIKKISYSVEDTMVGRATDYDKLTLDITTDGSIEIRDALSYAVELISFHLNPFTNIGNSMEKFRSEDEVESSIEVISENNMDDMKIEELDFTVRSYNCLKKAGVNTIGDLGKMTYAELLKIKNLGRKSLNEIIDKMKELGFDLNDNSI, from the coding sequence TTGTTAAAAATTGAAAAAATAGCAAAAAGTATAAAATTGAAAGAAGATAAAATTGATGATTTTCATGCTATTTATACATTAGAACCTTTATATAGAGGCTATGGAGCTACTATTGGAAATGCATTAAGAAGAGTTCTATTATCTTCAATTCCTGGGAGTGCAATAAAAGGAGTAAAAATAGACGGAGTTCTTAATGAATTTTCTACTATAGAAGGTGTAAAGGAAGCTGTTACGGATGTTATCCTGAATATAAAGGAAATTGTAGTAGAATCAGATGAACCCGGAGAGAAAAAAATGTCTTTATCAGTAAAAGGACCAAGAGAAATTACAGCTAAAGATATAGTACTTGAACCTGGTTTGAAAATAATCAACCCTGATCAGATAATAGCTACTATTACAACTAAAAGAGAAATAAATATGGAATTTTTAGTTGATTCGGGAGAAGGATTTGTTGTATCTGAAGAAATAGAAACTGAAAATTGGCCTATAGGCTATATAGCAGTAGATGCGATATATACACCTATAAAGAAAATCAGCTATTCAGTGGAAGATACAATGGTCGGAAGAGCAACAGATTACGATAAATTAACTCTTGATATTACTACAGACGGAAGTATAGAAATAAGAGACGCTTTATCTTATGCAGTAGAGCTGATAAGTTTTCACCTGAATCCGTTTACTAACATAGGAAACAGCATGGAAAAATTCAGATCGGAAGATGAAGTAGAATCAAGTATTGAAGTAATAAGTGAAAACAATATGGATGACATGAAGATAGAAGAGCTAGACTTTACTGTCAGATCATATAACTGCCTGAAAAAAGCAGGAGTTAACACAATTGGAGACTTAGGAAAAATGACTTACGCAGAGCTTCTTAAAATAAAGAATCTGGGAAGAAAGTCATTAAATGAAATAATAGATAAAATGAAAGAATTAGGCTTTGACCTAAATGATAACTCTATCTAA